TCGCACATGTACAGGGAGTGTTTCCATGTGTTTGGAAGGGGCTAGATAAGGTAAGCATCCAGGACCAATAATCTTCAGGAAAAGctcatatttttgattttgactgtaagatgcagcagctgctttgTCATCAGgtgtaaaaaaattttttaaaaatgttgattattaGCACCATTTCACACCTTTGGGCACTTGATATAGCAGTGCAGAGAATGATGCTTAATCACTGTTTGTGAAAATGAGTGAAACGGCATGTTAACCCCAAAATAAGGCAAATAAAAATCACTCCTGACTATGTCTGAAACAAACTACAAAGTGTTGTCAATGTCTTGTAGAAGGAGAGGGCAATTTGTAAAAACAGTTCTATTAGATAACAGGCTTAATGGCCTTGTAAGCGTGTCGTGTAGGCGTTACTTAGAAGAAACAATGTGATTCCGATGAAAAGCCAGAGGCTGACATGCAGACAAACCAGATCATCctccaagtgtgtgtttgtgcgtgtttgtgtttgtgtgtgtgtgtgtgtgtgtgtgtgtgtgtgtgataaaaagGTTAAATGGGTTTAACTGGAGCTTGTAATGACTGACTGTTAAAAGAAACCCTGAGTTGGTTTTAAATTCAGGTCAAAGTTCGTGACAGTTTCAGCACAGGAACAATTACTTtcagggttaggggttagggttaacaaacaaacaaacaaacaagtaaactATTTGCAATTTCACcatttgtaatttaaattttgacttttatttgtaaaaaaaaatcctcttaagagacaaagagaaaaaaaggggaaaaaagagtttGGTGGGCTAACCAAAACAGTTataggaaattattttaaagacaatttcataactattttttttaaatgtgtaaatgtgactaaacaaataaaagagtGTATTTACTTGGTTGTAATTGTGGGTTATGATAAATAAACCCTGCTTGAGCAAAGTGTTTAGTTTAACGGTTGGTATGGTTCAAAGGATTAGAAAGTTTAATATAAATACGGAACAAGACGTTCATCTataaacaaagacataaaaatgatcCGTGACAACATTTTCTGATGGATCATTTggatcattttcttatttacacTCCTGGAGACTTAACGTTTGTCATTTTGTGACCTCGGATTTAGGTCTCTATTTGCTCTTAGAATGGTtttatgttgagtttttttcattattttttgtaaattatagtTCAAGCAACGCATAAAAAGGTTAATCATAAAAGGTAAAACAATACGCTCTTAAGCCTGTAAATAGAATATTTCCGAAATATGTGCAGCTTATACAGTTAAGGGCAAAAAGATATATAGTACATTATAGTGTTTCCTCAATTATCCACATTtagacattttcacatttagatatcagaagaataaaaaagaaaattggagGGCAGCACCTGTGTCATTTGTATTATGGGGCACCATAATGTGTAGAGCGACAAAGTCCGGGTGGGAGGGTCAAATAAACTCCTCcaaactttcacccaggagccccCCATTCATGTCCAATGTGAAACCAAAGGTTATTTTAATAACGACATAGTGCGCTAGTATGTGTAGTATATTGTGCTTATGACGTATGTtccatttgaatgcagcagtTAAATCAGACTCTTCTCGTGGTAAAATCGACTCCGTTTGAACACGTCACTATAATCCAAACCATGATGTGTCatcctaaacctaatcacatgCTTGCACTGCCTAAACTTGAGAAGTtcacctgaaaatgtttttttctcacattctactcttattttaaaaagcaagtaGGCATGTAACAAGCAGCAACTGTGCATTTCATGAATGAGCAGAAGTTCATTTTGAAAAGAGGCGTTGtcatgcatgtaacaagcataaATCAACGCCCCATCCCTGAACGTCCAAAATAGACACAGGAGGGTTGTCTTGCCcattatattttgacatgacaGGCCACTGACTAAGTGTTGGAGCAGAATGTGTTTCATAAATAGCtcatttaaagggaaaaaaccccaaaacacttgcagaatgttgtattttcatccGGCTAAGTAGGGAATGCCCCATAATGACAGAATCATGATTTATGGGGATTATGCTGCTTTCCCTTAAGTGCCTTGCACGCCACTGACCACCGGTCAGAGGGATCCTGAATCAGCATCAAACCACATTCTAAACCATAAAACAGCGTTGACTTCAAAAATATCTCAGTTTTTAACAACAGAAACTGGGGGATTGAGCAATTAACTGATTTATGTAAAAGTCGACAGTATACCTGTGAAGGTGATGGCAGTATCTTTGCAGTTTCCCAGCCCTTCCTCTGAAAGCGTCACAGTATGAAGCCGTTCATCGTCGTTACTCTCACCTatggagcagagagaaaaattaaAGTGGTCTTTATTGTCATCAAAATTTgccatcatttaaaaaaatatctattaaaTTTCCAGTGTAGAACCTTCATCATCTATATATACTATACAAAGAAGAGACCTTATGCTTATACTCTTCATATAAAgattaaaacatgctttttcagtcctcaaagcctttttaaaattctcatTCGGTAGTATATTGAACATCCATATgacctttttgtatttttatgaagTGTGCAAGATAAAATAAGTTTATCATCAACCAGAACTAAAAATTACAATGACAATGTGTTTTGGTTGATGTCTAATTATTTCTCTGGTGCATCAACTTAAAATATCATACATGTCGTCCCATGCAAGCaaataaaactactttttaTAGGACAGATGTGTTTTCTGCACAGACTCTCATATCAGTGTAGATTCTTTGATcaatgctaaaaaataataatttatctaCCAACTGGAGAATTAGCACAcgcaaaaaaaacatcaaaccacAGCTTATGACTCAAAGACTGAACTCATGCCAATAATCATAAGATACTGCTGTCATTAGTGCTGTTGAAGGGCGTATTCTAATTCTAGTTCTCCTGGTTTTAGTTAAGAGTCATTGTattctgcaaaagaaaaaatgagccggagttaattgttgttgtttgtcatcTGCTAAAAATGGCTTACAcctaaataatttaaaataactgGTTTGCTAAGTACCTCTAAATACATTTGCAAACGTGGCTTGTTCAAACGTGTCTTATCTGCTGCCATCTTGTTCTTTGTCTTATCATGTTAGTCATCTGCTATTCCTGCTCTTCATCACATGATAATGATGACATATtgcagaaaagagaagaaataatTAGGCACACCAACAGACTTTTTATGAAGTAAAGActattaaaacttaaatatttcattaagtTACACACTTATTGTCAACTTCAGGGCAAAAGCAGAGtattaacaaaacatttaccaaaggtgtttttttttccatttcaatgATCAAAGATGAAAATTTCAATTGAAGCACAAGTAAGCACATAACATATTAAAGCttgatttaatgatttaaagGGCTGCATAAATACTGTCcagaaaatgtataaagaaaataaatagactTTATGAAGCTGTCAAGTAGGATTTGTCCCCTTGTCTAAGGTCACTTACTGTGTATGATTCTtgatacttttctttttcagaagtTACTGTGAATATTGTTTAAGTAACTAAATTACAGACCATCTatgtcttttgtttatttatttattgagaaAAGGGCAggcaaaataacattttttatcttcTCCCTGCTCCTTTTTTGATCATGGAATGTGTATTATAGTGGTTTCTGTTGTGAATGTGATTGTTGTGCATTACTTtgaaagaaccaaaaaaaatttaaacaaaatgatgaGCATATTTATAAAGTTACGGTATATATGGTGTATTATTCTAGATATTTCTAGGGTGCCTTAAGCAAttataaatgtacttttacCTCTACTGTTGTGTACACAATTAAGGCCTTAAAAGCACCTCTATTGATCAAGTCATAAATTAACTCCagggaaattttttttatatattatatatatatatatatccaaaaTTTGAGAGAGATAGCTAACATCTATTgagagcattaaaaaagtctcaGATGTATGacttaaacctgtaaaaaaatgtgagcaaaaacGTGTtgcatttgcatatttgttGAGTATGGAATAAATTTAACACCTTACAACAGAGATGTTCAATGTGCTTAGCCCAGagacacatttttgcaaaatgacagaaagccaggggccagtcgcagcagccctgTCCTCGGATTTTATAAAGGACATATTAGATATGATATGAATGATTTGACTGTggtaaatgataaaatatgcatccaTTATTTCTACAAGGCTTGTtagttgtgtctaaacagaggcagagagataagaagacacacacacacacacacacacacacacagatgaagatGCCCAAGCAAGCTCCATGTGATTAGAAATAAGCAAAGCATGAGAATCGCTGCTGAGGAATACAGAAAAATGGGCTTCTGCTGTGAACAACATAATAGCGGCTTTGCAGCATCAGCCCTGACCTCTGTTGAGGGTCATGGGGATCCTCCtatgggacttttttttcataaacaagctctatttgtattctttttatGTACTCCAGCACCTCATTCACAGTGAAAGTACACAAACATCCATTgtcaatcaatttattttcattgtgaatcaTAAAATGACTGGGGAACCACCCGGCAACCTGTCAcgagccagatttggcccacgggcctgaagttgagcatcacttccttatgacaacaaaaacaaaagtagttCACGTCTTTATCCAGACGGTGGTGCTGAGTCAACGCTATATTGTGCCTCAGTATCGCTTCCTTTATGCTGCTGAGCTGGTAGATAAATTACCTTTAACCTCGTTTGATTTCACCTCACAGAGACACCAGCAGACAGCAAACTAACGTTAGCATGCTAAGCTAGTTAGCAACACAGCTAACGTTACAGAGAGCAACTTAGTGTGCAACTTAATGCTTCGCTTGTGTTCAGATACTCTGAAAACAAAGTAAGAAACATTACCACAGTTAATGTTTACAGTGAAGTCGACATGGACGAGCCGGACACTGCGGCCATCCTCCCCGGCGATGTGCTGTCATCAACCGACGATGAAACCACCGGCCACAAACAGGAGACTGAAGTACCGACCACCCGCTCCGTACGACCGCCGTTTACATGCCCGCTGCCGGTGTCTGTGGAGCCGGTGTTGTTCCTGTCCATGTTTTCTCTGGCCCTGCAGGCGCCTTTGTCCACACAGTATCTGTGGGACCGCATCAGCGAGGACCTCGGTTACAACGGCTCCAAGAGGTCCGAGTGCAGCAACACCTCCGTGCCCCCCGACCCCCTTCAAACGGTAGTCCATGtctttaaatattcaaaatactcAATGTCAGCAAATCCCACATTTAAGTGCCTTACTCAAAGATCCCTCCATTGAAGTAGCTGCCCTGTTCACTCCCGTTTGTACAAGCTActaaacatgcatgtttttgttagGTTACGTTAGCAAGGGAGCTAACAGACAAATCATACtatctgctctgatggctgcaGGTGTTATTAGACATGCGCCAGGTGTGGATAATTCAAGGAGGGCCAAAAAACTTATAATAAAGTTTCCTAATTTGCAGGAGCTGTAGAAAGATAATGCACATACATCGTGAGTGAAGTCTGCAGCAAagtaattatcattatcaatGTCCGGAACACTGTATTCACATTAATTAccaattacaaatatagtttacATGACAGTTTCCTATTGGGCaaaatttcaagtaatttttgtGTAACCTGTAATTTCTTCcccagatttctttttaaataattcaggtttcaaagagttaaggaACAGGGGCAAAATTATGTTTGTCTTATATAGTCCCAGGATAGGTGCCATAGTCACCCTTAAATCACCCCATAAGCTTAagttaaaacaagaaatgtaaGAGTTGCATGCcaagcaataataaaaatagaataaaagtaTTAACAGAAATgtgtacaataaaaaatgacatggtgCTACACTGACATTGCAGCACATAAGCATACAATACTTAGACAATAAGCAACACATGAAACACTGTGACTGTGGCACAGTAAAGGCAAGGCcacaacaaattattttattttgagattatGGTAAAAGGATATGAGCAGGGGTTCATAAATGAGACAAGTCAGATAAAATACACAGAGCTGGGACTTGAATTTGATCACTGAGACACATTTATGAATTTGTGCAGGCTAATTTATCAGCCAATCAAGCTTTCTTTTGGATCTTATTGTTATCTCAACAATTGTTTATATCATATAAGTAAAGATTACTGCAGTGGGAGAGAAAAATGAGCatgagaaaatggtcaaaatgcTATTTCTTTAATTGAGCTCAGTTGTGTCTAGGAGATACAGGCTGGACAAAGAAGAGAtcttgatatgattttttttctctgggaGTGAACCATAAATGCAGGTACATTTAgaagcattttttaagcaaaatgtgGCTCATTAAATGTAGAGATTCAGAATCAGCTGTGCTCTAAAATGCAGGTGCAtagggaaaaaaactgcaagaacAGCTTTTTTGAGCAGTTAAGAGGAACAGCAGTCACAAGTTGTAACTAAGCGACCAGGAAATGATCAACATGCACATTTTGAACTGCTTCACTGGTGCCTTTCAAAAGGGAACCAATAGTagttaagtttagtttagtaGCTGGTTACATAGATGATCAGCAGTTTTAAGCCCTGTTCACCAGAGCCCCGATGATTGTCATACACATTTAGTTGGACCAAATTACACTTATGAGGCAAAACAAATGTGATTATGTATAGGATGGCAGACCTAACAAATTGAGAATCTTAAACTCATGTTTAACAATTAATATTGTTTATCACAGGAGGTGGAAACCATGACAGCCCACTGGAACCTGTACATAAGTCTTGGGGGCTTTTCTGTGGGCCTGCTTGTGGTGCCTCTCCTCGGCTCATGGAGTGACCTCGCAGGTCGCAGACGTGTCCTTATCCTGCCTAACCTAGGCCTGGCCCTCCAAGCAGTGGTTTACCTGGTGGTGATGTACCTGAAGCTGCCTGTGGTCTACTTTCTGGTGGGCAGGCTGCTTAGTGGCCTCTCGGGTGATTTCAACGCCATCCTGGCTGGCTGCTTTGCATATGTGGCTGATATCAGCGACAGAAAGTCCCGCACCTTCAGGGTGGCAGTTTTGGAGGCTTGTCTGGGACTTTCAGGGATGTTAGCAAGCATCATCGGAGGGCAGTGGAGGCGGGCAAAAGGGTAAGACGTTTTGGCACGGTCATAAGTGTTACTCACACCATAGTACTTTGCTCAAGATCAAAATCTTTGCAGATGCAGAATGGCTTAAAGACGCTGGaaatcaaaacatgtcattacTTTTAATAAATGGGTGGAGCAGCTGTTTAGAATGACATCACATTACATATAGATTTTCAGGGAAAGAAGGTGTGTTTAAGAAGGTTTTGGGATCTTTTTGACTGTAAGGCTGGCTAAAATTAATGGGATCAACTCGACTAATCCCATTTAATATTCTTTGATAAAACAATAGATGTATTAAGAAACACTTATCtactttcattttattattaatattttttttctatggtgtgtcatggTGGCTTAAGTTTTTTGTCTAGTTTCTTAATATTTATATGACACAAGTTCTCCTAAAATTTGTTATTCTGGACAACAAGCGGGGTCAGGATTCCTTTGTCTGAGTTAGTGTAAGTGGAAAAAATGCATACGGTGTGTCATAAAATGAATACTCTATGATGTTGAAAAATTAACTCTTTGTATGAAGtaaacattaaagaaaagcGTAAGATAAATGGAGCCATCTTTACCAGAATGATTTAACGTGAGCTATATATGActccaaaagtaaaagtcacaTAACTGGAGCCCTGGGTTTCCCccagatttttttatgtgtcttcTTTGACTTAGGCCATCTCTATTTTGTTTGAGTTTAATGTTTGCAGTGCAgcaaagttaaattaaaataagtatttttttgtcacaaaaaaatctaaatcattGCTATCTGAATATGTAATCATTACCATTGAATTTTTGTGCCTGTATTTAGGTACATCGATCCATTCTGGCTGGTCCTGGTCACCAACTTGGCTTCGGCTCTGTACGCTTACCTGTTTGTCCGTGAATCTGTCCTGCCAGACCCCAGTGCAAAGCTCCTCAGCTGTCGCCACCATAAAGCTGTCTGGCACCTCTTCTCAACAGGAGGCAGTAGTAGTGAGGCGGGCGGGAGACTTCACATATGCAAACTGTGGCTTTACACGCTGTGCTTCTTTCTGGTGGTGACTGTACACTTTGGCACCAGGGAGTTGTATGTGTTGTACGAGCTGAGCTCGCCGCTGTGCTGGGGGCCGGAGCTCATTGGCTATGGATCAGCAGCTCAGCACCTAGCCTACCTCAGCAGTCTGCTGGGGCTGAAGCTCATGCAGCGCTGCCTGGAGGACTCCTGGGTGGCTCTTGTGGGTCTGGCCTCCAATATCATTGGGTTGGTGGTCTTTTCTGTAGCTGACACCACACAGCTCATGTTCACAGGTGAGAGAAAGTGAGTTAGTGATCTTCAGATGTTTTGTTAACGATTTATacagatgttttaaattatgtgtatttttctctcaaaaagaTTTCTACTCACAAAGAAAAGGGAAGTTAGGAAATGTTAGTGAGATGATTTCAAGGTTACTCCACAATTAGGCACACAAATAAGCATTATCAAGCTTATTCAGTCTTTATAAGGCATCAAGAAATATGGCCAACTGAAATCCTTTCCTGGGATAATATCTTGCAGTAAAATAGCTGAGTATATCCAAAAATCATTATCcttatttatttgtgctttCTCAGCACAAGTGTTGAagacatgcacattttttcacaCCACATTTTCAGGCAGATGTTGTCATTATACAGCTCAGCAGGTGACAGACTGAACAGACCTTGTGTGAAGAGGCAACCTTGGGTACCAGGCAGTAAAACTCAGCTCTGCTTGTAGCCTGTGGGGAATAATTAACACAATGCACGAAAATTTAACCATGTAAAGCAGTGAGGATTTCAGAGATTGTAAAGTAGTTGTACATTTATGTATGGGGCATTTATAACAGAgcacatatatacacatgcagatataaatgcagaaacattATTTAAGGTATTGGCAATGGTTACAATGTTTCACAATGTATATTATATCTCTTGAGCTGATATGTCACCTCACCAAATTGTTCATTTGTCTGTCACCAGGTTACGGCCTGTGTTTCCTCTTCATGGCTGCGACACCAGTGATCAGGTCAAAGCTGTCCAAGCTCGTGGGGCCATCAGAACAAGGTCAGTCACAGAATGTGCAAATactacttgtgaaaaaaaaacaggttgttttATACACAGCAGTGATTTCGAAATGTGATATTGCGGCAAAAAGACATTGTTTTCTTGTCCTTGTGTAAATGTACCAGATGATGAGGACACATCTGGATGGGAGTTAGCTCAGTGTGTCAGCTGTGTAGTGAACTttaattgtcataattagatCAGAGTTATAATGCTACAGTGCACTTTAATTTGAAGCACATGTCCTTTTGTCATGAGGGACTGCTTGTGTCCTGCGTGTTGTATACAtagttgtgtgtttgtacttCCCGCCAGGTGCCCTTTTTGCCACTGTTGCCTGTGTGGAGACTTTGTGTTTTCTGGTGGGAAGTGGTGTCTTTAACTCCGTCTACCCAGCAACACTGCACTTTATGAAGGGTTTCCCCTTCCTTCTCGCTGCCATCATCCTCTTCATCCCTTCTGGAATAATTGGGTGAGTTTGCTCCTGCCTCACTGACCTAATTCACTTTTCTAGTTACAAAAGACATTGCCAAAAagcacattacaaaaaaaaaaaaacattcttagaTGAGCAGAATAAATAGCCGTGTTTCCACCACATACCTTCGGTATAGTACACTTAGAACTGGTAACTAATCCAAACCGAGCTAAGCCCTACATCCGTCTTCTCGCATCATCATcacaattttacaaataaaatacaaatcaaaaaccaaactaaaacaaaccaGGATAATACCGAAGACCTCTGGTGAAGACAGGAGCAACAACGGTGGAAACAACGATGGAAACAACGATGGAAACAACGGTGGAAACAACGGTGGAAACGACTGTGGAAACGATGGTGGAAACTACAGGGACGACAACCGGGCAGGATAACAGCAGGGAAATCTCAGCAGGGACAACAGAAATGGTAACAGCTGCAGGgataacagacaaactgacaaagaacAAAAGGGAACATGCaagaacatatatatatatacacagaagGCACTAATcaagacaacaacacacagccGGGGTAGGTGGGCACAGGGAGAAGGAGGGAAACAGGGATTGGCCAACAAATGAAGGTGAGGCAGGGAACACAAGGGTTGGAGCAAATgagactaaaacagaacaggtgtgccGGCGAGACTAACATGGACAAACAAGACTGATACAAGACAAGTGAAACAGGGAAACATTagggagggaaaacacacaaatgcagggAGTAAAACCAGGCATGACACAAGAGGAgtgaaagtacaaaataaaaaaggaaacataatataagaaacaagaaaaacaccaacaaaaaatgcaaagtctACAATATACTCAAACCTCAAATCATGATAGTCTTCCACCATAGACAGTTCCTAAAATGTTGTTAGGGTTGTCACCAGATAGTAATAACCGTGTCACTGCTCCATGCAGCTCTTGCTGTATTTCTTCATTGGTGATGTAGAGGAACATCTGCACCTCGTTGATTGTCCACAGGGTTGCGCGCCAACATTTtgagaacaaaaaagaacaggctGAAGTGTCCAGAGTTTGTCACAATCTGTAGTGCATTGAGTCCTTGTCAAGCAACTGTGACAATTCTGTCTTAACCAATCAACAGACGGAAGTGTATCTAGCTCCACCTTTTTAGTATCACATCAGTGTGCTAGGTACCTCAACAGAGGTGTAATGAATAAAACGGGACCGAATGAAACAGTTATATTGGTACCACCCACAACTTTTGACAATGGCAATGCAAATATAACCTGTTCTAATGTGTGacgaactgaactgaactggacTTCTTGGGGGGAAACAATGCTAATTATTCACCATTTGTCATTCTAGGACCCTGCAATGTTTGGACTACAGAAGAGACCACAGAGACTCCACAGCAGCCTGACctgaagagaggcagagagcttAAGTGTGTCCTGATGTCCGTCTATGAGGTGGCAGCTCTGACACAGAGACATCATCTGTGTCCTTCTGTGATGCAGAGAGATTTTTATCTGAACAGTGACAGAGCAGCTCGCTAACTCAGCGATGGGATTCTTTTAATCCAGCTAAAGTGAtggagagcaaaagaggaagGATCAACCTCCTGACTGATATGACAGTAAAACCTTCCCTGTATTAATAATGAGAAAGTGTAgactggtaaaaaaacaaaccacagtctTCTGATGTTTTATCACAGCATTCATACAAATGGTGTTGTGAAACGAGATTCAAAGCATGCTTTCATTTGCGATTTGATGTATTTTCATACAGCATAATGAAGGCCAAAGAATGTTCCttacatttccattttaaatgtaGTCATTTCAAAAACTCTAACGGCACACTACAGGGTTATTGTAGTAACTAGAAGACAAAAACTCCTCAGATGTTCTAAAACATATCAAGCAGGGGTGCACATGCTTCACAGAGGGTCAGAAAGGGAGGTGGCAGATAATAGCCCAGTGTTTATTTGAGTCGAAGTGTTTTAGATCTACAGATATCATTCATTGAGATCATTTAACCATGAATTTTTATTCTATATGAGTTTTTTGCTGAGACAGGAGATTTGTTTGATAATGAACCATCCAAATCCAATTAATTATTTGGAACAAATGAAAATTGGGAACCTTTGTGAGGTAAATTGGTATAAACAAGATCAATCTGTTTTCAGCCACCACACTTCAAGTGGTGGAAAGTAATTGAGTGTTTGTCTACATTTCACAGGCAAATATATTACCTTTCACGTCTTACATAATTTACTACTtatattatggcttttttatAGGTTAAGATAAGACTTGCTCAATGCCCAGGGGGGAATTCACAAGCTACTCAACAGCACATaaagtacagtatttaaaatgtgccCCACCTTTGCCAGCATGAGGGCAGAATgaataaacacaattttgtcatttattataATCCAGTAATATGatttaagtacttttactttgggTGTCTTAGGTATATTTTGGATGTCAAGGCTTTGTAGTTTTACTAAATTTTAAATACAGGATTTTTACTTTAACAaggtatttttacactgtggtattgctacttttaaaggaacagtgtgtaagataaAGGGGAATTTAGTGGCTTC
The DNA window shown above is from Plectropomus leopardus isolate mb chromosome 5, YSFRI_Pleo_2.0, whole genome shotgun sequence and carries:
- the slc46a1 gene encoding proton-coupled folate transporter, which encodes MDEPDTAAILPGDVLSSTDDETTGHKQETEVPTTRSVRPPFTCPLPVSVEPVLFLSMFSLALQAPLSTQYLWDRISEDLGYNGSKRSECSNTSVPPDPLQTEVETMTAHWNLYISLGGFSVGLLVVPLLGSWSDLAGRRRVLILPNLGLALQAVVYLVVMYLKLPVVYFLVGRLLSGLSGDFNAILAGCFAYVADISDRKSRTFRVAVLEACLGLSGMLASIIGGQWRRAKGYIDPFWLVLVTNLASALYAYLFVRESVLPDPSAKLLSCRHHKAVWHLFSTGGSSSEAGGRLHICKLWLYTLCFFLVVTVHFGTRELYVLYELSSPLCWGPELIGYGSAAQHLAYLSSLLGLKLMQRCLEDSWVALVGLASNIIGLVVFSVADTTQLMFTGYGLCFLFMAATPVIRSKLSKLVGPSEQGALFATVACVETLCFLVGSGVFNSVYPATLHFMKGFPFLLAAIILFIPSGIIGTLQCLDYRRDHRDSTAA